A stretch of the Sorangium aterium genome encodes the following:
- a CDS encoding ABC transporter ATP-binding protein, translated as MDPRVFSSPAARPPRAAAREPSPATPPPALSAAGITKRFGPLLALDDVSLRLAPGSFHALLGENGAGKSTLVKCIMGYHQADAGEVRVGDAALSIRSPRDAQALGIGMVYQHFTLVMNMTVAENLVLARASLPLVIDWRKEREAIRAFMARMPFRLDPERTVRALAAGEKQKLEILKQLYLGSRIVILDEPTSVLTPGEADEVLGMLRCMADEQRISVLMISHKFREVTAFADEVTVLRRGRVAGRGKVKDLTPAAMAEMMVGAQPAQISAARGDAPAGEPILRVEGLAASDDRGRPALDGVTLTVHRGEIVGIAGVSGNGQEELVEVLAGQRPARAGKVLVHGEPYGAGRAHIREHRVRCLPEEPLRNACVPAMSVAENIGFRVFDRPPFTRLRWGVSRAALRRSAERLAAEYAIKAPSVDAPIGKLSGGNVQRAVLARELGMDEDIELLVAANPCFGLDFAAVAEIRSRILKARNRGTAVLLVSADLDEIFAMADRILVMSEGRIVHESPIASADVAEIGRAMAGHR; from the coding sequence ATGGACCCACGCGTCTTCTCGAGCCCCGCGGCGAGGCCGCCCCGCGCCGCCGCCCGGGAACCCAGCCCCGCCACGCCGCCGCCGGCGCTCTCCGCCGCGGGGATCACGAAGCGGTTCGGGCCGCTGCTCGCGCTCGACGACGTCTCGCTGCGCCTCGCGCCCGGGAGCTTCCACGCGCTCCTCGGCGAGAACGGCGCCGGCAAGAGCACGCTGGTCAAGTGCATCATGGGCTATCACCAGGCCGACGCCGGCGAGGTGAGGGTCGGCGACGCGGCCCTGTCCATCAGGAGCCCGCGCGACGCGCAGGCGCTGGGGATCGGCATGGTCTACCAGCACTTCACCCTCGTGATGAACATGACGGTCGCCGAGAACCTGGTGCTCGCGCGGGCCTCGCTCCCCCTCGTGATCGACTGGCGCAAGGAGCGCGAGGCGATCCGCGCGTTCATGGCGCGCATGCCCTTCCGGCTCGATCCGGAGCGGACCGTCCGCGCGCTCGCCGCGGGCGAGAAGCAGAAGCTCGAGATCCTGAAGCAGCTCTACCTCGGCAGCAGGATCGTCATCCTCGACGAGCCGACCTCGGTGCTCACGCCCGGGGAGGCCGACGAGGTGCTCGGGATGCTCCGGTGCATGGCGGACGAGCAGCGGATCAGCGTGCTCATGATCTCGCACAAGTTCCGCGAGGTGACGGCGTTCGCCGACGAGGTCACGGTGCTGCGGCGCGGCCGGGTCGCCGGCCGAGGCAAGGTCAAGGACCTCACGCCGGCGGCCATGGCCGAGATGATGGTCGGCGCGCAGCCGGCGCAGATCTCCGCGGCGCGCGGCGACGCGCCCGCCGGGGAGCCGATCCTGCGCGTCGAGGGGCTCGCCGCGAGCGACGATCGCGGGCGGCCGGCGCTCGACGGCGTGACGCTCACGGTCCATCGCGGCGAGATCGTCGGGATCGCCGGCGTCTCTGGCAACGGGCAGGAGGAGCTCGTCGAGGTCCTCGCCGGGCAGCGGCCCGCGCGGGCAGGCAAAGTGCTTGTCCATGGCGAGCCGTACGGCGCCGGGCGCGCGCATATCCGGGAGCACCGGGTGCGGTGCCTGCCCGAGGAGCCGCTGCGCAACGCCTGCGTCCCCGCGATGTCCGTCGCGGAGAACATCGGGTTCCGCGTCTTCGACAGGCCGCCTTTCACGAGGCTCCGCTGGGGCGTGAGCCGCGCGGCGCTGAGGCGGTCGGCCGAGCGCCTCGCCGCGGAGTACGCCATCAAGGCGCCCTCGGTCGACGCCCCGATAGGCAAGCTCTCCGGCGGCAACGTGCAGCGCGCCGTCCTGGCGCGCGAGCTCGGCATGGACGAGGACATCGAGCTCCTCGTCGCCGCAAACCCCTGCTTCGGGCTCGATTTCGCGGCCGTGGCCGAGATCCGCTCCCGCATCCTGAAGGCGCGCAATCGCGGGACCGCCGTCCTCCTCGTGAGCGCGGATCTCGATGAGATCTTCGCCATGGCCGACCGTATCCTCGTGATGAGCGAAGGCCGCATCGTCCACGAGTCGCCGATCGCTTCGGCCGACGTCGCGGAGATCGGCCGCGCGATGGCGGGGCACCGATGA
- a CDS encoding cysteine hydrolase family protein, whose product MTARPLEIAAKPYPFRVADRDAVALLVIDMQRDFLEPGGFGAALGNDVKRLQRIVPTVRRVLDAFRDHGLPIIHTKEGHRLDLSDCPPAKRSRGAPGMRIGDVGPMGRILVLGEPGNDFVPELAPAPGELVVPKPGKGAFYRTGLDARLAALGVSHLIIAGVTTEVCVQTTMREANDRGYECLLIEDATESYFPEFKAATLEMVRAQGAIIGWTAPAAAVLEAL is encoded by the coding sequence ATGACGGCGCGGCCCCTCGAGATCGCGGCGAAGCCGTACCCCTTCCGCGTCGCCGATCGGGACGCCGTGGCGCTGCTCGTCATCGACATGCAGCGCGACTTCCTCGAGCCCGGCGGCTTCGGCGCGGCGCTCGGCAATGACGTCAAGCGGCTCCAGCGCATCGTGCCGACGGTCCGGCGCGTCCTCGACGCGTTCCGCGACCACGGCCTACCCATCATCCACACGAAGGAGGGTCACAGGCTGGATCTCTCGGATTGCCCACCAGCGAAGCGGAGCCGGGGTGCTCCTGGCATGCGGATCGGCGATGTCGGGCCGATGGGGCGCATCCTGGTCCTGGGCGAGCCGGGCAACGACTTCGTGCCCGAGCTCGCGCCGGCGCCGGGGGAGCTCGTCGTACCGAAGCCCGGGAAGGGCGCGTTCTACCGGACGGGGCTCGACGCCAGGCTGGCGGCGCTCGGCGTCTCCCACCTGATCATCGCGGGCGTGACGACCGAGGTCTGCGTCCAGACCACGATGCGCGAGGCGAACGATCGCGGCTACGAGTGCCTGTTGATCGAGGACGCCACCGAGAGCTATTTCCCCGAGTTCAAGGCGGCGACCCTGGAGATGGTCCGCGCCCAGGGCGCGATCATCGGCTGGACCGCCCCCGCCGCCGCCGTCCTCGAAGCGCTCTGA
- a CDS encoding BMP family ABC transporter substrate-binding protein has protein sequence MKSTPRTPLLPAAVVARGQRFLAILRPLLLSLSLLPAAGCSKEGSSDQPLTVGFIYVGPRDDYGYNQAHAEGAAALAKLAGVKTREEENVPETVAVQKTLESMINLDGATVIFPTSFGYFDPHILKVAEKFPDKIFLHCGGLYDASKHPSNVGSYFGYIDEAEYVSGIVAGMTTKSGKLGFIAAKPIPQVLRNINAFTLGARSVNPSATTAVIFTGDWSMPVKEAEAANSLIDQGVDVLTAHVDSPKVIIELAERRGVFSTGYHTNQATLAPRGYLTGAEWNWSKVYTDYITFIREGKPYPHLLRGGFKEGYIKISPYGPGVSEEAKKKAEEAKAKLTDGTLTIFKGPIMNNEGKVVIADSVAQQQTDIALESMDYLVAGALGSTH, from the coding sequence GTGAAGAGCACACCGAGAACTCCTCTGTTGCCCGCGGCCGTCGTGGCACGGGGGCAGCGTTTCCTCGCCATCCTCCGTCCACTGCTCCTCTCGCTCTCGCTCCTGCCGGCGGCCGGCTGCAGCAAGGAGGGGTCGAGCGATCAGCCGCTCACGGTGGGCTTCATCTACGTCGGCCCCAGGGACGACTACGGCTACAACCAGGCGCACGCCGAGGGGGCCGCCGCGCTCGCCAAGCTGGCCGGCGTGAAGACCCGTGAGGAGGAAAACGTCCCCGAGACGGTCGCCGTGCAGAAGACGCTCGAGAGCATGATCAACCTCGATGGCGCGACGGTGATCTTCCCGACATCGTTTGGTTACTTCGATCCCCACATCCTCAAGGTGGCGGAGAAGTTTCCGGACAAGATCTTCCTCCATTGCGGCGGCCTCTACGACGCGTCGAAGCACCCGAGCAATGTCGGCAGCTATTTCGGTTACATCGACGAAGCCGAGTACGTGTCCGGCATCGTCGCGGGGATGACCACGAAGAGCGGCAAGCTCGGGTTCATCGCGGCGAAGCCGATCCCGCAGGTGCTCCGCAACATCAACGCCTTCACGCTGGGCGCCCGGAGCGTGAACCCGAGCGCGACGACGGCCGTGATCTTCACCGGCGACTGGTCGATGCCCGTCAAGGAGGCGGAGGCGGCCAACAGCCTCATCGATCAGGGCGTCGACGTCCTGACCGCGCACGTCGACTCACCCAAGGTGATCATCGAGCTCGCGGAGCGGCGCGGCGTGTTCAGCACTGGCTACCACACCAACCAGGCGACGCTCGCCCCAAGGGGGTACCTGACCGGCGCCGAGTGGAACTGGTCCAAGGTCTACACCGACTACATCACGTTCATCCGCGAGGGGAAGCCGTATCCGCACCTCCTGCGCGGCGGTTTCAAGGAGGGGTACATCAAGATCTCACCCTACGGCCCCGGCGTCTCCGAGGAGGCGAAGAAGAAGGCCGAGGAGGCGAAGGCGAAGCTCACGGACGGCACGCTCACCATCTTCAAGGGGCCCATCATGAACAATGAGGGCAAGGTGGTGATCGCCGATTCGGTCGCGCAGCAGCAGACCGACATCGCGCTCGAGAGCATGGATTACCTCGTCGCCGGCGCCCTCGGCTCTACGCACTGA
- a CDS encoding cupin domain-containing protein, with protein MAAHPESVPWRRFREGVDIHRLYGSSDTGASAALLRYAPGASVPQHVHRGYEHILVLAGSQSDERGHHRAGTLVMNAPGSRHSVSSAEGCIVLAIWEQPVVFI; from the coding sequence ATGGCAGCTCATCCGGAGTCAGTCCCCTGGCGGCGCTTCCGGGAGGGCGTCGATATTCATCGCCTCTATGGTAGCAGCGACACAGGCGCCTCGGCCGCGCTCCTGCGCTATGCGCCGGGCGCGTCCGTGCCGCAGCACGTCCATCGCGGCTACGAGCACATCCTCGTGCTCGCGGGCTCGCAGTCGGATGAGCGCGGACACCACCGCGCCGGCACGCTCGTGATGAACGCCCCGGGCAGCCGGCATAGCGTCTCGAGCGCCGAGGGCTGCATCGTCCTCGCAATCTGGGAGCAGCCCGTCGTCTTCATCTGA
- a CDS encoding ABC transporter ATP-binding protein, with amino-acid sequence MIEISDLYKYYGDRKAIGPLSFSIEAGEIVGLLGLNGAGKTTTLRILACDLLPSAGRVLVDGLDVVDHPHEVRSRIGYLPDRPPLYDEMSVRAFLHFAARLRGVDAGAADARVAEALAVTQLDDVAADPISSLSHGFKQRVGIAQAIVHKPRLLVLDEPISGLDPVQIVEMRALLRSLRGKHTILLSSHILSEISETCDRILVIRDGEIGAQGTEQELSAKLLHGVRVELTVRGPAAEGAGYRVSRGEAAKALDITRAVEGVTSVEQLTTTEPGSDVVSFAVEADRDVRAALCAELVKAGIGILEVKRSERELESVFLRLASRGAPGAKDRSAAADRARAGGDATKAPAEEQAEEGEGET; translated from the coding sequence GTGATCGAAATCAGCGACCTATACAAGTACTACGGCGACCGGAAGGCCATCGGGCCCCTGTCGTTCTCGATCGAGGCGGGAGAGATCGTCGGTCTGCTCGGCCTGAACGGCGCGGGCAAGACGACGACGCTCAGGATCCTCGCCTGCGATCTGCTCCCGTCCGCGGGCCGTGTGCTCGTGGACGGACTGGATGTCGTCGACCACCCCCACGAGGTGCGGTCCCGCATCGGATACCTCCCCGACAGGCCGCCGCTCTACGACGAGATGAGCGTGCGCGCCTTCCTCCACTTCGCGGCGCGCCTGCGGGGCGTCGACGCCGGCGCGGCCGACGCGCGGGTGGCCGAGGCGCTCGCGGTGACGCAGCTCGACGACGTGGCCGCGGATCCCATCAGCTCGCTGTCCCACGGCTTCAAGCAGCGCGTCGGCATCGCGCAGGCGATCGTGCACAAGCCGCGGCTGCTCGTCCTCGACGAGCCGATCAGCGGCCTCGATCCCGTGCAGATCGTCGAGATGCGCGCGCTGCTCCGGAGCCTGCGCGGCAAGCACACCATCCTGCTCTCCAGCCACATCCTCTCCGAGATCAGCGAGACGTGCGATCGCATCCTCGTGATCCGGGACGGCGAGATCGGCGCGCAGGGGACCGAGCAGGAGCTCTCGGCCAAGCTGCTGCACGGCGTCCGGGTCGAGCTCACGGTGCGCGGCCCCGCGGCCGAGGGCGCGGGCTACCGCGTGTCGCGCGGCGAGGCGGCGAAGGCGCTCGACATCACGCGCGCGGTCGAGGGCGTCACGTCCGTCGAGCAGCTCACCACGACCGAGCCGGGGAGCGACGTCGTGAGCTTCGCGGTCGAGGCCGACCGCGACGTGCGCGCGGCGCTGTGCGCCGAGCTCGTGAAGGCGGGGATCGGCATCCTCGAGGTGAAGCGGAGCGAGCGCGAGCTCGAGTCGGTGTTCCTGCGGCTCGCCTCGCGTGGGGCGCCCGGGGCGAAGGACAGGTCCGCCGCGGCCGACAGGGCGAGGGCCGGCGGCGACGCAACGAAGGCCCCTGCGGAGGAGCAGGCGGAGGAAGGCGAGGGCGAGACATGA
- a CDS encoding ABC transporter permease → MRGTLLVARRELSAYLRSPLGYVVAAAALLIDGIYFQVAALGSGARLSAEVLLKFFDGTAFITMVAALILSMRLIAGERESGTLILLKTAPVRDGEIIAGKFLAALALVSLMTAITIYMPLLIFVNGKVSVGHILVGYSGVLLLGAASLAIGLFASTLAASQVIAVILGAAIIGTLGFLFLVARVTEPPLNDFVSALNLYPLNQKPFLNGVLRLENVLYYVAVAYFFLLAATHTLKARRWR, encoded by the coding sequence ATGAGAGGGACATTGCTCGTCGCGCGGCGGGAGCTGTCCGCGTACCTGAGATCACCGCTCGGGTACGTCGTCGCCGCCGCTGCGCTGCTCATCGACGGCATCTACTTCCAGGTCGCGGCGCTCGGGTCGGGCGCGCGGCTGTCGGCGGAGGTGCTGCTCAAGTTCTTCGACGGCACGGCGTTCATCACGATGGTCGCGGCGCTCATCCTCTCGATGCGGCTCATCGCCGGCGAGCGCGAGAGCGGGACGCTCATCCTGCTCAAGACCGCGCCCGTGCGCGACGGCGAGATCATCGCCGGCAAGTTCCTCGCCGCGCTCGCGCTGGTGTCGCTGATGACGGCGATCACCATCTACATGCCGCTGCTCATCTTCGTGAACGGCAAGGTGTCCGTCGGGCACATCCTGGTCGGCTACTCCGGGGTGCTGCTGCTCGGCGCCGCGTCGCTCGCGATCGGGCTCTTCGCCTCGACGCTCGCGGCGAGCCAGGTCATCGCGGTCATCCTCGGGGCGGCGATCATCGGGACGCTCGGCTTCCTGTTCCTCGTCGCCCGCGTGACCGAGCCGCCGCTCAACGACTTCGTGAGCGCGCTGAACCTCTACCCGCTCAACCAGAAGCCGTTCCTGAACGGCGTGCTCCGGCTGGAGAACGTCCTGTACTACGTCGCGGTCGCGTACTTCTTCCTGCTCGCGGCGACCCACACCCTGAAGGCGCGGAGGTGGCGGTGA
- a CDS encoding Gldg family protein, with protein MKDKQAQADEAEIRGEGAGSAPPPDAGREAPPAGEPAPAAPRTAPAIRAGGWMVPAYAGALLAIFLGERVVPTIEWLRYALSGLGFLTLALVTALRFATAVREAGERRAVERALAILSALGVVAVAAYFTTTDAGQAMLGASRAAPELRARIHAATTVAWIALLVMATVPLFFGEAALAPMRRAERIEGRRVRAATLSGVTLAFAAVYSALFVFAASQLDLKADFSYYRTARPGESTKRVAESLTAPLKITAFFPQQNEVGAEVEGYLREVKSASPQITVEMQDRLLVPALAKEAKVTQDGVIVLSRDSSRETLTVGSDIKSAGAKLKSLDADFQKVLLKVIRPQRTAYLTVGHGELNESASSPEGRTTKNLRKLLESQNYIVKDLGLAQGLGSEIPKDASVVIVLGPQKAFLPEEVAALKRHADEGGHLLLALDPDAKVDLDPLAGAVGLTWKPEVLANDRVYVRRRYNDSDQAMLVTTRYSSHASVSTLSRHAQQAPTIFPGASSLDKRDGGDQKIDFVVRSLGETFADANGNFKFDADSEKRSAYNLAAAVSKELAPGGDDKEKKELRAFVVADADVFSDAAFRNEPNIVLALDALRWLGGEESYAGEITTSEDVRIEHTKEKDQVWFWATILVAPAMVLGLGLFITRRGRRASGRRA; from the coding sequence GTGAAGGACAAGCAAGCTCAGGCCGACGAGGCCGAGATCCGCGGCGAGGGAGCGGGCTCCGCGCCCCCGCCGGACGCCGGGCGGGAGGCCCCGCCGGCCGGCGAGCCGGCGCCTGCCGCGCCGCGCACAGCGCCAGCGATCCGCGCGGGGGGCTGGATGGTCCCGGCGTACGCGGGCGCGCTCCTCGCCATCTTCCTCGGCGAGCGCGTGGTGCCCACGATCGAATGGCTCCGCTATGCCCTGTCGGGGCTCGGGTTCCTGACCCTGGCCCTCGTCACGGCGCTGCGCTTCGCGACGGCGGTGCGCGAGGCGGGCGAGCGCCGCGCGGTCGAGCGCGCGCTCGCGATCCTGTCGGCGCTCGGCGTCGTCGCGGTGGCGGCCTACTTCACCACGACCGACGCGGGGCAGGCCATGCTCGGCGCCTCGCGCGCCGCGCCCGAGCTGCGCGCGCGCATCCACGCGGCCACGACGGTCGCCTGGATCGCGCTCCTCGTCATGGCGACGGTGCCGCTGTTCTTCGGCGAGGCGGCGCTCGCGCCGATGCGGCGCGCCGAGCGCATCGAGGGCCGGCGGGTGCGCGCCGCGACGCTCTCGGGCGTGACGCTCGCGTTCGCCGCGGTCTACTCGGCGCTCTTCGTGTTCGCCGCGAGCCAGCTCGATCTCAAGGCGGACTTCTCGTACTACCGCACGGCCCGCCCGGGCGAGTCCACGAAGCGCGTCGCCGAGAGCCTGACCGCGCCGCTCAAGATCACGGCCTTCTTCCCGCAGCAGAACGAGGTCGGCGCCGAGGTGGAGGGCTACCTGCGCGAGGTGAAGTCCGCGTCGCCGCAGATCACCGTGGAGATGCAGGATCGCCTGCTCGTCCCCGCGCTCGCCAAGGAGGCGAAGGTCACGCAAGACGGCGTCATCGTGCTCTCGCGCGACAGCTCGCGCGAGACGCTCACCGTCGGCTCCGACATCAAGAGCGCGGGCGCCAAGCTGAAGAGCCTCGACGCCGACTTCCAGAAGGTGCTGCTCAAGGTGATCCGACCGCAGCGCACCGCCTACCTGACGGTCGGCCACGGCGAGCTGAACGAGTCGGCCAGCTCCCCCGAGGGGCGGACGACCAAGAACCTCCGCAAGCTGCTCGAGTCCCAGAACTACATCGTCAAGGACCTCGGGCTCGCCCAGGGGCTCGGCAGCGAGATCCCGAAGGACGCGAGCGTCGTCATCGTGCTCGGCCCGCAGAAGGCGTTCCTCCCGGAGGAGGTCGCGGCGCTCAAGCGGCACGCCGACGAGGGCGGGCACCTCCTGCTCGCGCTCGATCCGGACGCCAAGGTCGATCTGGATCCGCTCGCCGGCGCCGTGGGGCTCACGTGGAAGCCCGAGGTCCTGGCGAACGATCGGGTCTATGTGCGGCGGCGCTACAACGACTCGGACCAGGCGATGCTGGTCACGACGCGGTACTCCTCGCACGCCTCGGTGTCGACGCTGAGCCGCCACGCGCAGCAGGCGCCGACGATCTTCCCGGGCGCGTCGTCGCTCGACAAGCGCGACGGCGGCGACCAGAAGATCGACTTCGTCGTCCGCTCGCTTGGCGAGACGTTCGCCGACGCGAACGGCAACTTCAAGTTCGACGCCGACAGCGAGAAGCGCAGCGCCTACAACCTCGCCGCGGCGGTCTCGAAGGAGCTCGCGCCCGGCGGGGACGACAAGGAGAAGAAGGAGCTGCGCGCGTTCGTGGTCGCCGACGCCGACGTGTTCAGCGACGCGGCGTTCAGGAACGAACCCAACATCGTGCTCGCGCTCGACGCGCTCCGGTGGCTCGGCGGCGAGGAGAGCTACGCCGGGGAGATCACGACGAGCGAGGACGTCCGGATCGAGCACACGAAGGAGAAGGACCAGGTCTGGTTCTGGGCCACGATCCTCGTGGCGCCGGCCATGGTGCTGGGTCTCGGGCTCTTCATCACGCGCCGCGGGCGGCGCGCGAGCGGGAGGCGCGCATGA
- a CDS encoding DUF4340 domain-containing protein, giving the protein MRLERSFFVHLGLVVVAALFAVLAWTRDEKAAALSVADVTVWAGRADDVERVAFEGKSKTVVLEAKKDKEGRYFVGTTERKTTPPAEKPKDPHQNPDDAEQDDEPPAQAEPTVKTTTFVSVAAGNKLAEAIAPLKALRSIGRIGDDRAAEFGLAEPEGTLTVKLRGAERKLVLGGATPGGADRYARDEATGEVYAIKGDIYRDLDTAESRLLERDLHEWKDVDLARARVIAGDKRREVVRSGDEGKKFWADPASPEQNDETVGNWMTKLDRLRPTEYVAAAPEQKELVVRIEYTGRSGDIGFAELVKGPPGASGKPDYFLVTERTRLYGKVPVGVAEQVEQDVGAVVK; this is encoded by the coding sequence ATGAGGTTGGAACGCAGCTTTTTCGTGCACCTCGGCCTTGTTGTGGTCGCGGCCTTGTTCGCGGTCCTCGCCTGGACGCGCGACGAGAAGGCGGCCGCCCTCTCGGTCGCGGACGTGACCGTCTGGGCCGGCCGCGCCGACGACGTCGAGCGCGTCGCCTTCGAGGGGAAATCGAAGACGGTCGTCCTCGAGGCGAAGAAGGACAAGGAGGGCCGCTACTTCGTCGGCACGACGGAGCGCAAGACGACGCCCCCGGCCGAGAAGCCGAAGGACCCGCACCAGAACCCAGACGACGCGGAGCAGGACGACGAGCCGCCCGCGCAGGCTGAGCCGACGGTGAAGACGACGACGTTCGTCTCGGTGGCCGCCGGCAACAAGCTCGCCGAGGCGATCGCGCCGCTGAAGGCGCTGCGCTCGATCGGCCGCATCGGCGACGACCGCGCGGCCGAGTTCGGCCTGGCCGAGCCGGAGGGCACGCTCACCGTCAAGCTGCGCGGCGCCGAGCGAAAGCTGGTCCTCGGCGGCGCGACGCCCGGCGGCGCGGACCGGTACGCGCGCGACGAGGCCACGGGCGAGGTGTACGCCATCAAGGGCGACATCTACCGCGATCTCGACACCGCGGAGTCACGGCTCCTGGAGCGGGATCTGCACGAGTGGAAGGACGTCGATCTCGCCAGGGCGCGCGTCATCGCCGGTGACAAGCGCCGCGAGGTCGTGCGCAGCGGCGACGAGGGCAAGAAGTTCTGGGCCGATCCGGCGAGCCCCGAGCAGAACGACGAGACGGTCGGCAACTGGATGACCAAGCTCGACCGCCTCCGTCCCACCGAGTACGTGGCCGCTGCCCCGGAGCAGAAGGAACTCGTGGTGCGGATCGAGTACACAGGCCGCTCCGGCGACATCGGCTTCGCCGAGCTCGTGAAGGGACCCCCCGGGGCGAGCGGCAAGCCCGACTATTTCCTGGTCACGGAGCGCACCCGCCTTTACGGCAAGGTGCCGGTCGGCGTCGCCGAGCAGGTCGAACAGGACGTCGGCGCCGTCGTCAAGTAG
- a CDS encoding serine/threonine protein kinase, translated as MTAPNVAPGSVIAGRFSVRSLLGYGGATATFRAVTAQARDVALKLYSPVVGQRADAMQQLQRYVAETNRLPPELAAHILEAGYDPATAAPFTVTDMIPFPSLGELVRRRPMGFEEVGSMLRSLAAVLDAAHAREVPHHGLKPTNLFIDPSAPGSVKLTDFGPPLARSMLPTQEGYVLSAPWLAPEQLQPGGQAGPAADIFSAALVSFFALTGRSYWRSCQGQVDVQAWQRELMAPRLAASVRAAELGIPLSPVLDGAFARALAHDPRERFRSASELAAMLSGFSAAAIEVGSTLALSPSVNEAVAPTPPPVAVTAASAPAPLPPGDATQLVPSPFSPSPQPSPSPFSPSPQPSPSPFSPSPPLAPSPHPSADAPAGQAPSPSAQSPTPSRGSGVPALTAVSTAPRSPWGKAASLMVGIVGVLLVGGTAAAWYVLDRKDKAQPSPSASTSASAAAPPALSAEPAPPEPAPSAPAADAGTPSAELPIDAGASTDAGVATDATVKISCKPVACEEITIDGKVTQAPEVELGLTPGVHKVSVKRTGYFPRSMSVVVKAGTPLVQEFQLTEIPPAQPAGQAASKPCGKFLKRCK; from the coding sequence GTGACGGCACCGAACGTCGCGCCGGGCAGCGTCATCGCGGGGAGGTTCTCGGTCCGCTCGCTCCTCGGCTACGGGGGCGCGACGGCCACCTTCCGCGCGGTGACGGCGCAAGCGCGCGACGTCGCCCTCAAGCTGTACTCGCCGGTCGTCGGCCAGCGCGCGGATGCGATGCAGCAGCTCCAGCGGTACGTGGCCGAGACGAACCGGCTGCCGCCGGAGCTCGCCGCGCACATCCTCGAGGCCGGCTACGACCCGGCGACGGCCGCGCCCTTCACGGTGACGGACATGATCCCGTTCCCGTCGCTCGGCGAGCTCGTGCGACGCCGGCCGATGGGCTTCGAGGAGGTCGGCTCGATGCTCCGCTCTCTCGCGGCGGTGCTCGACGCGGCCCACGCCCGCGAGGTCCCCCACCACGGCCTCAAGCCGACGAACCTGTTCATCGACCCGAGCGCTCCGGGCAGCGTGAAGCTCACCGACTTCGGGCCGCCCCTCGCGCGGAGCATGCTGCCGACGCAGGAGGGGTACGTCCTCTCCGCCCCGTGGCTGGCGCCCGAGCAGCTTCAGCCGGGCGGCCAGGCGGGACCGGCCGCCGACATCTTCTCCGCGGCGCTGGTCTCCTTCTTCGCGCTCACGGGCCGCTCGTACTGGCGTTCCTGCCAGGGTCAGGTGGACGTCCAGGCCTGGCAGCGCGAGCTCATGGCGCCGCGCCTCGCCGCGTCCGTGCGGGCCGCGGAGCTCGGCATCCCGCTGAGCCCCGTGCTCGACGGCGCCTTCGCGCGCGCGCTGGCGCACGATCCACGCGAGCGTTTCCGCTCGGCGAGCGAGCTCGCGGCCATGCTCAGCGGCTTCTCGGCGGCCGCGATCGAGGTCGGCTCGACGCTCGCCCTGTCCCCTTCGGTGAACGAGGCGGTCGCGCCCACGCCGCCGCCCGTTGCCGTCACCGCGGCGAGCGCGCCCGCGCCCTTGCCGCCCGGCGACGCCACGCAGCTGGTGCCCTCGCCGTTTTCACCCTCGCCGCAGCCGTCGCCCTCGCCGTTTTCACCCTCGCCGCAGCCGTCGCCCTCGCCGTTTTCACCTTCGCCGCCGCTCGCGCCGTCGCCGCATCCTTCCGCCGACGCGCCCGCCGGACAGGCGCCGTCGCCTTCGGCCCAGAGCCCGACGCCATCCCGTGGAAGCGGCGTCCCCGCGCTGACGGCGGTCAGCACCGCGCCCCGGTCGCCGTGGGGCAAGGCGGCCTCGCTGATGGTGGGCATCGTTGGGGTGCTGCTCGTCGGGGGCACGGCCGCCGCGTGGTACGTCCTGGACCGCAAGGACAAGGCGCAGCCGAGCCCCAGCGCCTCGACCAGCGCTTCCGCGGCGGCTCCCCCCGCGCTGTCGGCCGAGCCCGCTCCGCCTGAGCCAGCCCCCAGCGCGCCGGCCGCCGACGCCGGCACCCCGAGCGCCGAGCTTCCGATCGATGCCGGCGCCTCGACCGACGCCGGCGTGGCGACCGACGCGACGGTGAAGATCTCCTGCAAGCCCGTCGCCTGCGAGGAGATCACCATCGACGGCAAGGTGACTCAGGCCCCGGAGGTCGAGCTCGGGCTCACCCCTGGGGTGCACAAGGTGAGCGTCAAGCGAACCGGCTACTTCCCGCGGAGCATGAGCGTGGTCGTCAAGGCCGGAACGCCGCTCGTGCAAGAGTTCCAGCTCACCGAGATCCCCCCGGCTCAGCCAGCGGGGCAGGCGGCGAGCAAGCCTTGCGGCAAATTCCTCAAACGCTGCAAATAG